The following are from one region of the Trichoplusia ni isolate ovarian cell line Hi5 chromosome 1, tn1, whole genome shotgun sequence genome:
- the LOC113495913 gene encoding uncharacterized protein LOC113495913 produces MMMMMMRTMTKNKMTMVSKMHKVSKSAKTNKRNMHKVTKTIITSPHIYKPVGPYSQAILTNNTLYISGVLGLDAQAKMVCGIEEQTKQVMENMKHVLKAGGASLESVIKTTILLARIEDFPVVNKIYGCYFKKHSPARATFQVGKLPLGADVEIEAIALSGDLEIKEGAGDSCSQPDPCSRKC; encoded by the exons TCGAAGATGCATAAGGTTTCGAAGTcagcaaaaacaaataaaaggaaCATGCATAAAGTTACAAAGACCATTATAACATCACCACACATCTATAAACCCGTTGGACCATATag CCAAGCAATCTTAACTAATAATACTCTTTACATCTCTGGAGTCCTTGGCTTGGATGCCCAGGCCAAAATGGTTTGTGGCATCGAAGAACAAACCAAACAAGTTATGGAAAACATGAAGCATGTCTTAAAGGCCGGAGGCGCTTCTCTCGAATctgttataaaaacaactattttgCTGGCCCGAATAGAAGATTTCCcagttgttaataaaatatacggTTGTT ACTTTAAAAAACATAGTCCTGCCCGCGCTACTTTCCAAGTCGGCAAACTGCCTCTAGGTGCAGATGTGGAGATAGAAGCCATTGCCTTAAGTGGAGATCTTGAGATAAAAGAAGGAGCTGGAGACTCCTGTTCTCAACCAGATCCTTGTTCAAGAAAATGTTAA
- the LOC113495914 gene encoding RNA exonuclease 5, protein MSTSYFSTSPKTRKRRAYKNNQNEETPTIELNTTDLDKNVKKRKKQFPHFRLKTNGEQASLSNEPDTRIPLTLTDIQYLLLHSLLGNLNLTESPRWYVIDKCNGIQQTTCLVLEGISLDHWENYSDEFENTKNVFKEVVEVITPSVYEGSLVQELALVPLSEAEKESIIHKYGSMNLALEARKDLMIMMKAVFPIGNEISDNSYTNEDKFPRTQLVLSAWQLIEENYPVPLKGKLSDAYSDYVLTKHEYAPVTAKSPMFGIDCEMCLTNAGSELTRVSVVNEKHEVVYESLVKPFNEITDYLTRFSGITKSLLNDVTKRLHEVQTDLQSLLPPDAILVGQSLNTDLHALKMMHPYVIDTSLLYNFAGERTRKPKLKTLAKEFLNESIQMGTDGHCSTEDSLAALKLVQLKLSKSMAFGDAVHTNRDKFKENIAKMIKSPQYALSIFNHMLEQKKSSLVVGCDDITGDYHTYLAQAKESVQLKKANPKRIKLITVDSVEEVITSVANSVTDYNLSMAHLKIDVSTKNEKEVMSNVNKWIKTVWDSLLPSSLFVVLFGGTTTSNGLALVNVKHT, encoded by the exons ATGAGTACGAGTTATTTTAGTACTTCTCCTAAGACAAGAAAAAGGCGAGCCTATAAAAACAACCAAA ATGAAGAAACTCCGACAATCGAACTAAATACCACAGATTTggataaaaatgtgaaaaaacggAAAAAGCAATTTCCTCATTTTCGTTTGAAGACAAATGGAGAACAAGCATCTTTATCTAATGAACCAGATACAAGAATTCCACTGACACTTACAGACATTCAATATTTGTTACTGCATTCACTACTTGGAAATCTAAACCTGACTGAATCACCACGGTGGTATGTAATAGATAAATGTAATGGAATTCAACAAACTACTTGTTTGGTTTTAGAAGGCATCTCTCTTGATCACTGGGAAAATTATTCAGATGAATTTGAGaacacaaaaaatgtatttaaggaAGTTGTCGAAGTTATTACACCATCAGTGTATGAGGGATCTTTGGTCCAGGAACTTGCTTTAGTTCCATTGTCAGAAGCAGAAAAGGAATCCATCATACATAAATATGGAAGTATGAACTTAGCGCTTGAAGCAAGaaaagatttaatgataatgatgaaagcTGTGTTTCCGATTGGAAATGAAATCAGTGATAATAGCTACACAAATGAAGATAAATTCCCTCGAACCCAATTGGTATTGTCTGCATGGCAGTTGATTGAAGAAAACTATCCAGTTCCATTAAAGGGAAAACTTAGTGATGCATATTCTGATTATGTGCTCACCAAACATGAGTATGCCCCTGTTACAGCCAAGTCACCAATGTTTGGCATAGATTGTGAAATGTGTTTAACCAACGCTGGCTCTGAACTGACAAGGGTTTCAGTTGTCAATGAAAAGCATGAAGTTGTCTATGAATCATTAGTTAAACcttttaatgaaattactgATTACTTAACCAGATTTTCAGGCATTACAAAATCATTGCTAAATGATGTGACTAAAAGGCTACATGAAGTCCAGACTGATTTACAATCTTTGCTGCCTCCTGATGCTATTTTGGTAGGACAGTCATTGAACACAGACTTACATGCTTTAAAAATGATGCATCCGTATGTTATAGATACAAGCTTGTTGTATAACTTTGCAGGTGAAAGAACTCGTAAACCAAAGCTTAAAACTCTGGctaaagaatttttaaatgaatcaaTTCAAATGGGTACAGATGGTCACTGCTCCACAGAAGATTCTTTAGCAGCATTAAAATTGGTACAACTTAAATTAAGCAAAAGTATGGCATTTGGAGATGCAGTTCACACAAATAgagataaatttaaagaaaatattgctAAAATGATAAAGTCACCACAGTATGCACTGTCAATTTTTAACCACATGCTAGAACAAAAAAAGTCATCTTTAGTTGTGGGCTGTGATGACATAACTGGTGATTATCATACATATTTAGCACAAGCTAAGGAAAGTGTTCAGTTAAAAAAAGCAAATccaaaaagaataaaactaaTTACTGTTGATAGTGTAGAGGAAGTAATAACTTCAGTGGCAAACTCTGTAACAGATTACAACTTATCAATGGCCCATTTGAAGATAGATGTAAGTACTAAAAACGAAAAAGAGGTGATGAGTAATGTTAATAAGTGGATAAAAACAGTTTGGGATAGTCTGCTTCCATCTTCTTTATTTGTTGTATTGTTTGGAGGGACTACTACAAGCAACGGATTGGCTTTGGTAAATGTTAAGCATACTTAA
- the LOC113495922 gene encoding uncharacterized protein LOC113495922, which produces MVRLTVDQRVLLKELRNKKEVAQFLMPDAPSAKKSRKVSPERVPCPLLPETPEVPPPRVIQHWELEKEPSIYDDNMDQVILEWEQSVTQDPGSDMEEDEYNLHGGANRLKNAADFDADKLSSDLLETLNATDRRDDDALRELANDDMLAFDWSHDRDIFVGERESFTGAAGTTFSAEGMSPFHIFSKIWDEDIINTIAEETNRYGDNLCSTSNLKTHSRLHRWISITVQELWTYFGILMLQSIARFLWNRSTGDHVCLI; this is translated from the exons atggtgcGATTGACGGTAGACCAGCGGGTACTACTAAAAGAGTTACGCAACAAGAAGGAAGTCGCGCAATTTCTAATGCCTGATGCTCCTTCTGCTAAAAAATCAAG aaaagtGTCTCCAGAGCGAGTGCCGTGTCCCCTGCTTCCGGAAACTCCAGAAGTCCCGCCTCCGCGAGTTATTCAGCATTGGGAGCTGGAGAAAG AACCATCCATATATGACGACAACATGGATCAAGTTATTTTAGAGTGGGAACAGTCTGTGACCCAAGATCCTGGGAGCGATATGGAAGAGGATGAGTATAATTTACATGGTGGAGCCAACCGCCTGAAAAACGCTGCTGATTTTGACGCAGACAAACTAAGCAGCGATCTCCTCGAAACTCTGAATGCTACAGACAGACGGGATGATGATGCTTTGAGAGAATTGGCTAACGACGATATGCTCGCGTTCGATTGGTCACATGATCGGGATATTTTTGTGGGGGAGCGTGAATCTTTTACGGGGGCTGCTGGAACTACCTTTTCAGCTGAAGGTATGTCCCCATTccatattttttccaaaatttggGATGAGGACATAATAAACACGATTGCAGAAGAGACCAACAGGTACGGAGACAACCTTTGCAGCACGAGCAACCTCAAGACCCATTCTAGGTTGCACAGGTGGATTTCCATAACGGTGCAGGAGTTATGGACGTACTTTGGGATCCTAATGCTGCAGAGCATTGCCCGCTTCCTGTGGAACAGGAGTACTGGAGACCATGTTTGCCTTATTTAA
- the LOC113495930 gene encoding acyl-protein thioesterase 1 — MEPNPVIIAATAKQTASLIFLHGLGDTGHGWASTIAAIRGPHVKVICPTASAMPVTLNAGFRMPSWFDLKTLDATAPEDEEGIVRATDLVHRLIADEVKAGIPSSRILLGGFSQGGALALHAGLTYPEPLAGVMSLSCWLPRHAHFPDNVKAPLELPIFQAHGDCDPVVPFKWGQMTASFLKTFMKNVEFSTYQGLSHSSSEAELKDMRGFIDRMLPAKK; from the exons atggaACCTAATCCTGTAATAATTGCTGCCACCGCCAAACAAACGGCTTCT cttatatTTCTTCATGGATTGGGCGATACCGG CCACGGTTGGGCGAGCACAATCGCTGCTATTCGTGGTCCTCATGTTAAAGTGATCTGTCCAACTGCATCAGCAATGCCAGTAACTCTCAATGCTGGTTTTCGTATGCCGTCTTGGTTTGATCTAAAAACTCTAGATGCAACTGCTCCTGAAGATGAAGAGGGCATTGTTAGAGCCACTGATCTTGTTCATAGATTGATTGCTGATGAAGTTAAA GCTGGTATCCCCTCTAGCAGGATTTTGCTGGGTGGGTTTTCTCAAGGTGGAGCCTTAGCACTTCATGCTGGTTTGACATATCCTGAACCATTGGCTGGAGTTATGTCTCTCTCCTGTTGGCTGCCAAGACATGCTCACTTTCCAGATAATGTGAAGGCACCATTGGAGTTGCCG ATATTCCAAGCTCATGGAGACTGCGATCCGGTAGTCCCCTTTAAATGGGGACAAATGACTGCTTCATTCCTcaaaacttttatgaaaaacGTGGAATTTTCAACATACCAGGGATTGTCACACAGTTCTTCGGAAGCAGAACTTAAAGATATGAGAGGATTTATAGACAGAATGCTGCCTGCTAAAAAATAG
- the LOC113495893 gene encoding uncharacterized protein LOC113495893 yields the protein MGCTSSAPNMVNTSTAEKSIQFEEEMSDDLSKDTEEIIYRAENDSKQLSALPSSDTLTEPIDLVRNKSNASLKTEKDMEIKYLTKSMADNIELSSPQEDQKTNKLEDLVGKIVDLHNPDADNTKSALKPTEDSSKSAETKDESDLTPTENMQENEPSEMDNEKEKDDPALEATSPSQSESSRATRWEALADIAAELPPSLTVDPITGQIYAVSK from the exons ATGGGTTGTACCAGCAGTGCTCCAAACATGGTCAACACTAGCACGGCAG AGAAAAGCATACAATTCGAAGAAGAAATGAGCGACGACCTATCAAAAGATAcagaagaaataatttatagagcGGAAAACGACTCTAAACAACTATCAGCGCTTCCATCGAGTGATACTTTAACAGAACCCATAGACTTAGTTAGAAATAAATCGAATGCTAGCTTAAAAACAGAAAAGG ATATGGAAATCAAATATTTGACCAAAAGTATGGCAGACAATATTGAATTAAGCTCACCACAAGAAGACCAGAAGACTAATAAATTAGAAGATTTGGTTGGAAAAATAGTGGATTTACATAATCCGGATGCGGACAACACAAAATCTGCGTTAAAACCAACGGAAGATTCCAGCAAATCAGCTGAAACAAAGGATGAAAGTGATTTGACACCAACGGAAAATATGCAAGAAAACGAGCCCAGTGAAATGGATAACGAAAAAGAAAA AGATGATCCCGCCTTGGAGGCCACGAGTCCAAGTCAATCAGAGAGCAGTCGTGCAACACGATGGGAGGCGCTTGCGGACATAGCAGCAGAACTACCACCTTCTCTCACAGTCGATCCTATTACTGGACAAATATATgcagtttctaaataa
- the LOC113495937 gene encoding UBA-like domain-containing protein 1: MDSTLREQVMINQFVLAAGCAQEQAKQLLQAAHWQFETALSIFFQEVAIPAGANGIAAPHYRQQLMTPCNTPATPPNFPDALAAFSRLSTTGSPNNAGGGCASAAAPPVSPLATHPPPPPPPPHVQMNMFPGTPNPQTNYSSISCSTAMCSENMPR; this comes from the exons ATGGATTCAACTTTACGTGAACAAGTCATGATAAATCAATTCGTGTTAGCGGCAGGATGTGCTCAAGAACAAGCTAAACAGTTATTGCAAGCTGCTCACTGGCAGTTCGAG ACAgcattatcaatattttttcaagaagtGGCAATACCAGCTGGGGCTAATGGAATTGCAGCACCTCATTATCGCCAG cAACTGATGACGCCATGCAATACACCAGCTACTCCTCCTAACTTCCCCGATGCGTTAGCGGCGTTTTCGCGGTTGTCAACGACGGGCAGCCCAAATAATGCGGGTGGGGGTTGTGCAAGTGCAGCGGCGCCACCTGTATCGCCGCTAGCCACTCAcccgccgccgcctccgcctcCGCCACATGTTCAAATGAACATGTTTCCTGGCACTCCAAATCCTCAGACTAATTATTCGTCAATCTCCTGCTCAACTGCT atgtGCAGCGAAAATATGCCAAGATAA
- the LOC113495990 gene encoding uncharacterized protein LOC113495990, whose amino-acid sequence MTSEKTEAKNNMNVLSKMNEPPKPENPSRTNIHKVTKTIVTSTDIYKPVGPFSQAILANQTLYVSGLLGMDPQGQLVCGGAEAQTRQALENLKRVLDAGGASLESVVKTSILLARMGDFQVVNQVYAEYFPKDCPARATFQVGKLPLDAAVEIEAIALSGDLVVAEAGPCPCARV is encoded by the exons ATGACTTCAGAAAAAACAGAGGCTAAGAACAATATGAATGTGCTCTCTAAGATGAATGAGCCCCCAAAACCAGAAAACCCATCGAGAACGAATATACATAAGGTTACAAAGACGATTGTTACATCGACAGACATTTATAAACCCGTTGGACCTTTCAG TCAAGCCATTTTAGCCAATCAAACTCTTTATGTTTCTGGACTTCTTGGAATGGACCCTCAGGGGCAATTGGTTTGTGGCGGCGCCGAAGCCCAAACCCGACAGGCTCTGGAAAATTTAAAGCGAGTGTTAGACGCGGGAGGCGCTTCTCTCGAATCCGTTGTAAAAACATCGATATTGCTAGCTCGCATGGGTGACTTCCAAGTTGTAAATCAAGTATACGCGGAGT ATTTTCCGAAAGATTGTCCTGCCCGCGCTACTTTTCAGGTCGGGAAGCTGCCGTTAGATGCAGCTGTGGAGATAGAAGCCATTGCCTTAAGTGGGGATCTTGTTGTCGCCGAGGCTGGCCCTTGTCCTTGTGCCCGGGTTTAG
- the LOC113495902 gene encoding 2-iminobutanoate/2-iminopropanoate deaminase-like, giving the protein MSATKTNAHKVTKTIVTSPDIYKPVGPYSHAILADRTLYVSGILGMDPQAQFVPGGADAQARQALSNLKHVLEAGGASLESVLKTTILLARIEDFQAVNEIYAEFFPKDSPARATFQVAKLPKDAAIEIEAIALSGELTIAEAGPCPCAKS; this is encoded by the exons ATGAGTGCGACCAAAACTAACGCTCATAAAGTGACCAAGACAATAGTGACCTCACCCGACATCTACAAGCCCGTTGGACCTTACAG CCATGCCATTCTGGCGGATAGAACTCTTTATGTGTCGGGAATCCTCGGGATGGACCCTCAGGCTCAGTTTGTACCTGGCGGTGCCGACGCTCAAGCCCGCCAGGCTCTCTCCAACTTGAAGCATGTGCTTGAAGCTGGAGGAGCTTCTCTCGAGTCTGTCTTGAAAACCACCATCTTACTCGCACGCATTGAGGACTTCCAAGCTGTAAACGAAATTTATGCGGAAT ttttccccAAGGACTCCCCGGCCCGCGCTACTTTCCAAGTGGCTAAGTTACCAAAAGATGCAGCGATTGAAATAGAGGCGATTGCACTGAGCGGCGAACTAACCATAGCCGAGGCGGGCCCATGTCCCTGTGCAAAatcttag